A stretch of DNA from Candidatus Pseudomonas phytovorans:
GCTGTTGAGCTTGACCCGGCCAACGCTGGCCGACAAGCGCTGCGACAGCGAGCCGAGACGCGTGGCGACGTCACCCAACCAGTTGTTCAGGTTGTCGGCACGGGTATAGAAGATCGCGCCCTTGTCGCCGGCTGCCAGGCGGGTCTGGTAGCGGTTCAGCGACTTGATGCCCTCTTCGAACTCCGATTCGCTCGATGGCAAGATCCAGCTCTTGTTGTCGAAGTTGAAGCGCGGTTCGGCCTTGGCCAGGTCGGCGTCCTCAGTGGACTGCGACTGCGAACGCGCGAAGTCCTTGCGCAAGGCGCGGGACAGGTCGCGTACCTGGACCAGCACGCCGTATTCCCAGCTCGGCATGTTGTCCATCCACAGGCCTGGCGGGAAGCGGTCGTTGGAGATGTAGCCGCCTGGCTTGTTCAGCAAGGTGCCGGCCACGGTCTTGAGGGTTTCGATGGTGGTGTAGCCCACCACCATCTGCTGGCCACCGCGCTCAGCGGCAGCCTGGGCATTCTGCTGCACCGGGAACAGCTCCGGCTCCTGGCTCCAGTACCAGCCCAGGCCGATGCACACCAGCAGGTACAACCCGATCAGGGTCCCCAGGGCACGGCTCCAAAGGCCGCCAAGGTAGCTACGGGCGGCAGCGCCGCGGCCGTCGACACGCTCACGGGGCTCGGCTTTGGCCTCGCGGTTTTTCCAGTCCAGCATGGCTTTGTCCTTAATCAGTCACGACGGTTCAGGGGCTTTGACCACAGGCCTGCGCCAGGGTGCCACGGCAAGCCCGCGTGGCAGCACTATAAAGCAGACACCACCGTACGCATAAGCGACCAATCAGTCAGTAACTGAATATTCGTTCTGCAGGCTTTGTTGATACAGGGCAGTCACGTATTTGAAAAGAGCTGCTAGCATAGAGCCATCATTGCCCCTGCATATCCCAACCTATAAGTAGCCAGGACATGAGCCAAGCAGTCGAGCCGCGCCCGCAGTGCCCCGCCCAACAGCTGACGCGTACCGGCCTGCGCAAGGACGACCCGCTCAACCAGCTGCTGCTGCCACCCCTGCGCAAGCCGGTGTACATCCTGCTGCAGGATCATGAGCGTGCCCAGCGCCTGGCCCAGCAACTGGAGTTCTTTGGCCTGGTGGTGCAAGCACTGCCCGGTGCTGCGGCGTTTCTCGCCTCGATCAGCGAATACCCGCCCTCGGCCATCATCATGGATGTCGACTTCACCGGTGCCGGCCAAGGCCTGCTGTTGGCTGCCCAGGTGCAGCAGGGGCTGGCGCAATCGATTCCGCTGCTGTTCTTCAGCCACCACGAAGCCGACACCCCGACCCGCCTTGCTGCGGTGCGCGCCGGTGGCCAGGACTTTCTCACCGGCAGCCTGGAGGCTTCCAGCCTGCTGGAAAAGGTCGAACTGCTGACCAACGCTACCCCGCATGACCCCCTGCGCGTGCTGATCATCGACGACTCGCGCACCCAGGCCCTGCACACCGAACGCGTGCTGGCCAGCGCCGGCATGGTCACCCGTTGCCTGACCGACCCGATCCGCACCATGGCCGAGCTTGCCGACTTTCAGCCCGACCTGATCATCCTCGACCTGTACATGCCTGCCTGCACCGGCCCGGAACTGGCCAAAGTGATCCGCCACAGCGACCGCTATGTAAGCGTGCCGATCATCTACCTGTCTGCCGAGGACGACCTGGACAAGCAGCTGGATGCCATGAGCGAAGGGGGTGATGATTTTCTGACCAAGCCGTTTCGCTCACGCCACCTGATCACCACCGTGCGCAACCGTGCCGCCCGGGCCCGGCACCTGAAGGCGCGCATGGTGCGCGACAGCCTGACCGGGCTGTACAACCACACCCACATCCTGCAACTGCTGGAAGACTGCAGCTTCCGCGCCCGCCGCGAGCAGCAGCCGTTGAGCTTTGCCATGCTCGACATCGACCATTTCAAGAAGATCAACGACCGCCACGGCCACCCCATGGGCGACCGTGTGATCAAGAGCCTGGCGCTGTTCCTCAAGCAGCGCTTGCGCAAGACCGATTTCATTGGCCGTTATGGCGGTGAAGAGTTCGCCATTGTCATGCCCAATACTGCGCTGGACGCTGCACACAAGGTGCTGGACGAGATACGTCGGCGCTTTGCCGAGATCCTCTACCCCGCACAACCACGGGATTTGCAGTGCACCTTCAGTGCCGGCGTGGTGCAACTGGATGAGGTGCTGGATGCACTGACCATGGCCAGTGCGGCGGACGAGGCGCTGTACCGGGCCAAGCATGCCGGGCGGAACTGCGTAGTACGCGTAGAGCCTTAAGGCTGGCACAGGCAAAACCGATACAGGCACTGTGCCACTTTTTTCTGACGCCAAGCCCCTGTCGTCATCACCACGTCACAAAATCGCAATAACTTCAGCCGCCTCTCCCCTGCGCAGGAAGTTCGCAGCTATGCGCCTGAAGTGGCTGACCAATTTCAACACCCTGTTGCTGGTGACGGTGTGCCTCGCCCTGGGCGCCACCCTGTGGTGGTCGCAGCGTGCCCTGGAGCGCCCCTACCAGATGATGGAACGTTACCTGGGCCTGTCCCAGCAGTTCCAGAACCAGGCAGCACGTAACATTCAGGCCTACCTGGGCAGCGGCGATGCCCTGCGCCATGCCGCCGCCATGGAGGCCAACCAGCAGCTGCAGGCCTCCCTGACCGAGTGGCCCACCGAACTGGCCGGCAAACTGCGCCCCAGCCTCGACAGCCTGCAGGCCTTCACCGCCAACGAGCTGCTGGCCGCCGGTAAACTGGCCGGTGATCCGCAAGCCCTGCTGCTGCAGGCCGAGCGGGAACTGGGGGCCAACTTCGAACAACTGGCCGCCTACGCCCGTGACAGCGGCAGCGCCGATGCCAACGGCTACCTGTTGCCATTGCTCGACGCCACTGTGCACCTGAGCCGCCTTTCGCTGGCTCGGGACAAGCTGGTCAGCAGCGGCCGCCCGGAGCTGGCCGATGAAGTAGAGCGTGAACTGCAACTGATCCGCACCCAGGCGCAAGCCATCGACAGCCTGCCGTTGCTGGGCGTGACCCGTGCAGCCGAATCCGGTGCCGACGACTTCGCCGCCATGATGGGCCTGGAAACCCAGGCCAGCGCCCAGCAGGAAGACATTGCCGTGGGCCTGAAACGTGAATTGCAGAGCCTGCTCGGCCGCTACCCGGCCGAACTGCAACGCACCCGCGAACAGATCGAACGCCGCGCCGCCTTGGCCGCCAGCACCAATCAACGCCTGGAAGCCGTGCAGCTAGCCATCGCAGCGTTGGAGCCCGAAGTACGTAGCCAGCATGCGAAAATTGCCGCCGAGGTGCGTATCATCCAGGGCCTGATGATCGCCCTGATCCTGCTGATCGCCCTGCTGATCGATACCCTGCAACGGCGCCTGGCACGCACCCTGACCGGCCTGGCCCCGGCCCTGTCGCGCTGGGCCGAGGGCGACTTCGCCCAGGCCATCGCCCTGGGCAAGACCAACCGCGAACTGCACGATATCCAGGAATCGCTCAACCGCCTGCGCCAGTACCTGGTAGAGCTGGTAGGTACCATCCGCCACAACGCCGAGCAGGTAGCTGGCAGCAGTAACGCCCTGGCCGGCATGAGCGCCGCCCTGCACGACGGCGCCGAGCGCCAGGCGGGCGACACCGGGCAGATACGTGATGCCTTGGGCGAACTGGAAGCGACCATTCAGCAAGTGGCGGGGGATGCCAGCGCCGCCGCCGATGCCAGCCGCAACGCCGGGCGCGCAGTGGAGCAAGGCCAGGCAGTGATTGGCCAGAGCCTGTCAGGCTTGCGCGAGCTGGTCGATGAAGTGCAAGGCAATGCCCGCATGATCGAGCAATTGGCGGAAGAGTCGGCGACCATTGGCGGCGTGTTGACGGTGATCCGCTCGATTGCCGAGCAGACCAACCTGCTGGCGCTGAACGCCGCGATCGAAGCGGCCCGTGCGGGTGAGATGGGCCGGGGGTTTGCCGTGGTGGCCGATGAAGTGCGATCGCTGGCGCAGCGCACCACGGGGGCTACCGGCGAGATCCAGGCACTGATCGACCGCCTGCAGCAAGCGGCGAAAGGTTCGGTGGCGGGGATGCGTGCGCAGCTTGAGCATGCCGAGGCCACGGCCAACCAGGCCCAGGCGGCAGATGGGGCGCTGGATGAGATTGTCTTTGCCATACGGACCATTTCCGACACAGCGGTGCGCATTGCCGATGTCACCGCGCAGCAGAGTGGCGCGGTGAGTGAAATTCGTGACCACAGTGAGCGGATTCACGAGCTGGGCGAAGACAACCTGCAGCGCATTGGCGAGGGGCGTGAGCAAGGGGAGCAGTTGCTGAGCCTGGGCGATGAGCTGAACCGGGCGGTGCGGGCATTCAGGGTTTGATCCGCAGGTGTTCGCCATGACAGGTTCAGCGCCTGGAAGATCGAGCGCCGCGCGGGCGGCGCTCGATCTCCTAGGCAATAAAGATGTCATGGCAAGCACTGCTGGCCCAACCCCCCACCAACTCCGCTATCATGCCCGGCACGTTCCACCTCGCGAGTCCGCCATGCGCCGCCTGTTTTTCCTGCTGTTCCTGCTGCTGGCCAGCCCTGCCTTCGCCACAGGCCTGCTCGACAACCGCCCCAGCGCCACCCTCGGCGCCGCTTCACTGGCCAACAATGCCGACTTCCTGCCCGTGCACGAGGCCTTCAAGCTCAGCCTGGTCCAGGCCGATGCACAAACCCTCAAATTGCGTTTCGTTGCCACCGAGGGCTACTACCTCTACCGCCATCGATTCCAGTTCCACACCGAGCCGGCAGACATCGCCCTGGGCACGCCAAACATCCCCAAGGGCGAGGCCAAGCACGATGAATTTTTCGGCGACGTCGAGGTGTACCACGGCGTGCTCGACATCGAGCTGCCGCGCACCGACCCGCGTGCCTTCACCCTGCTGGTGGGCTACCAGGGCTGCGCCGACAAAGGCCTGTGCTACCCACCGGAAACCGCACGCCTGAGTATCGACGGCGAAGGCGATGCCAACGCCCCGGCAACTGCCGAACACGGCTGGAGCTGGAAATCGCTGCTGTTGTTCTTCCTTGCCGGGGTCGGCCTGACCTTCACCCCGTGCGTACTGCCGATGCTGCCGATCCTGTCTGGCGTCGTGCTGCGCGGCCAGGTTGGCGGCCTGCGCGGGCTGGCGCTGTCGCTGGCGTACGTGCTGCCGATGGCGGCCAGCTTCGCCGCGCTCGGCGCGCTGATGGGCCTGTTCGGCGCTGGCCTGAACCTGCAGGCGCGCCTGCAATCGGCCTGGGTGCTGGTGCCCTTCGCCCTGTTCTTCGTGGTATTCGCCCTGGCCATGTTCGGCCTGTTCGAGCTGAAGCTGCCACAGGCCCTGAGCAACCGCCTGAACAACGTCGCCAACCATACGCGGGGCGGCTCGTTGCTAGGCGCGGCGGTGCTGGGTGTGCTCTCCAGCCTGCTGGTTTCGCCTTGTGTGTCAGCCCCTCTGGCTGGCGCCCTGCTGTATATCAGTGCCAGTGGCGATGCCTTGGGCGGCGCACTCAAGCTGTTCGCCCTGGGCCTGGGCATGGGTGCACCCTTGTTGCTGGTGGCCACCGGTGGCGCGGCCTGGCTGCCGAAAAGCGGCCCGTGGATGAACACGGTGAAAAACGCCATCGGCGTACTGCTGCTGGGGCTGGCCATCGGCTTGCTCAGCCGCGTGCTGCCGGGCCCTGTAACCTTGCTGCTGGTGGGTTTCCTCGCCGCTGGCGTGGCGCTGTTCCTCGGCGCGCTGGAGTTGGTGGTCAAAACCGCACGCCAGCGCCTGGCGCAACTGCTCGGCCTGGCCTTGCTGGTGTACGCGCTGGCCTGCTGGTACGGCGCCCTCAGCGGCCAGGGCGACCCGCTTCGCCCGCTGCCCGTTGCAACAGTTGCGGCCACCGGCAACAGCCTGGCGGCAAAGGCCGATGCCTGGCAGACCATCACCACCCCCACGGCACTGGACGCCGCACTGGACCAGGCCAAGGCGGCCGGCCAGCCGGTGCTGCTGGACTGGTACGCCGACTGGTGCATCAGCTGCAAGGTGATCGAGCACGACGTGCTCAACACCCCGCAGGTGCAGGCCCAGCTGGCCGGCTTCAAGCTGCTGCGGTTCGACATCACCGAGAGCAATGCCGAGCAGCGCAAACTGCTCGACCGCTACCAGCTGTTCGGCCCGCCAGCCCTGCTGTTTTTTGCAGCGAACGGCGGCGAAATTACCGCTGATCGGGTGATTGGCGAGATAAACGCCGGTGAATTTGCGCAAAATCTGACACGCGTGCGTGGCAAAGTCGGTCTATAACTTCCCGCGTGCCGGGAAAAATCCTGAAATAGGTGACCAGATTTAATTATTTGGTCACATACTTCGCGCGAATCTCGGACATCGTGCTGGCTATTGCCGGGAACTGGACACTTGCCGTCGCTTTACGGCACACTCGCCGCGCTGTGTCGAATTGCCCTACAAATCCAAGGAATCCGCAGATGGCAACGCTACTGGTGCTCCACGGCCCCAACCTCAACCTGCTCGGTACCCGCGAGCCTGGCCATTACGGCGCCGTGACCCTGGCCCAGATCAACCAGGACCTGGAGCAACGTGCCCGCGCCGCAGGCCACCATCTGCAATACCTGCAGAGCAATGCCGAATACGAACTGATCGACCGCATTCACGCCGCACGCAACGAGGGTGTGGACTTCATCCTGATCAATCCGGCTGCTTTCACCCACACAAGCGTCGCATTACGTGACGCATTGCTTGCGGTGAGCATCCCATTCATCGAAGTGCATTTGTCCAACGTGCACAAACGCGAACCGTTCCGTCACCACTCCTACTTTTCCGATGTTGCCGTAGGGGTGATCTGCGGCCTGGGCGCCAGCGGTTACCGCCTGGCACTGGAGTCTGCACTGGAACAACTGGCTGCCAACGCACAGCCCAAATGATGAAAACCCTGGCCTCAGTGGGCCAGGGTTCGATAGAAACGTATCGATACGTTTTTTTGTATTTCGCCCCCTGACCGAACCTTTGGGAGTTGATGATTAATGGATATCCGTAAAGTCAAGAAACTGATCGAGCTGCTGGAAGAGTCTGGCATCGACGAGCTGGAGATCAAGGAAGGCGAAGAGTCGGTCCGTATCAGCCGTAACAGCAAGACCCCAGCTGCCCAGCAGTTCTACGCACCAGCCCCGATGGCTGCTCCAGTAGCTGCTCCGGTTGCTGCCGCGCCTGTCGCCGAAGCTGCTCCAGCTGCCCCGGCCTTGAAAGGCACCGTGGTTCGCTCGCCGATGGTCGGTACCTTCTACCGCAAGCCATCGCCAACCTCGCCAAACTTCGCTGAAGTTGGCCAGTCGGTGAAAAAAGGCGACACCCTGTGCATCGTCGAAGCCATGAAGATGATGAACCACATCGAATCTGATTTCGGCGGTGTGATCGACGCCATCCTGGTAGAAGACGGCCAGCCGGTTGAATTCGACCAGCCGCTGTTCACCATCGTTTGAATCGCGGAGAGCCCACGATGTCTGCGAAGCTCGAAAAAGTCCTGATCGCCAACCGCGGGGAAATTGCCCTGCGGATCCTGCGTGCCTGCAAAGAGCTGGGCATCAAGACCGTCGCCGTGCACTCCACGGCTGACCGCGAACTGATGCACCTGGGCCTGGCAGACGAGTCGGTCTGCATCGGCCCCGCGCCATCCAAGAACTCCTACCTGCATATCCCGGCAATCATCGCTGCCGCCGAAGTAACCGGCGCCACCGCGATCCACCCGGGCTACGGCTTCCTGGCTGAAAACGCCGACTTTGCCGAGCAGGTCGAAAAATCCGGTTTTGCCTTCATCGGCCCTAAAGCTGACACCATTCGCCTGATGGGCGACAAGGTTTCGGCCAAGGCCGCAATGATCAAATCGGGCGTACCGACCGTACCGGGCTGTGAAGGCCCGCTGCCGGAAGACGAAGAAGTCGCGCTGGCGATTGCCCGTGACGTCGGCTACCCGGTGATCATCAAGGCCGCCGGTGGCGGTGGTGGTCGCGGCATGCGCGTGGTGCACAAGGAAGAGGACCTGATCGCCTCGGCCAAGCTCACCCGTACCGAAGCCGGTGCTGCGTTCGGCAACCCGATGGTGTACCTCGAGAAGTTCCTGACCAACCCACGTCACGTGGAAGTGCAGGTACTGTCTGATGGCCAGGGCAATGCCATTCACCTGGGCGACCGTGACTGCTCGCTGCAGCGCCGTCACCAGAAGGTGCTGGAAGAAGCGCCGGCCCCGGGCATCGACGAGAAGGCCCGTCAGCAAGTCTTCAAGCGTTGCGTCGATGCCTGCATCGAAATCGGCTACCGGGGTGCAGGCACCTTCGAGTTCCTGTACGAAAACGGCAGCTTCTACTTCATCGAGATGAACACCCGCGTACAGGTTGAGCATCCGGTGTCGGAAATGGTCACTGGCATCGACATCGTCAAGGAGATGCTCAGCATCGCCGCTGGCAACAAGCTGTCGTACCGTCAGGAAGACGTGGTGATCCGTGGTCACTCGCTGGAGTGCCGGATCAACGCCGAAGACCCGAAGAAGTTCATCCCGAGCCCAGGCAAGGTGAAGCACTTCCACGCCCCGGGTGGCAACGGCGTGCGCGTCGATTCGCACCTGTACAGCGGTTATTCGGTTCCGCCGAACTACGACTCGCTGATCGGCAAGCTGATCACCTACGGCAAGGACCGCGACGAAGCCATGGCGCGCATGCGCAATGCCCTGGACGAGATCGTCGTCGACGGCATCAAGACCAACATCCCGCTGCACCGCGACCTGGTGCGTGATGAAGGTTTCTGCAAAGGCGGCGTCAACATTCACTACCTCGAGCACAAACTGGCTAACCAGGATTGATCGAGTAGTGTGATGTACCAAAACCCCGGCCCAGTGCCGGGGTTTTTTATTGCCCGCCAGCAGCTCACAACCCCTGTAGGAGCGGCCTTGTGTCGCGATGGGGCGCGCAGCGGCCCCACGATTTCAGCTTCGCCGCAGATATCGCCGGGGCCGCTCTGCGGCCCTTTCTCGACACAAGGCCGCTCCTACAGGGGACAGCGTCAGGGCTATACCTTCATCCGGGGCATCTCGATGCGGTGTTCATGCACCCGTCGATACAGCGTCGCCCGCGAAATGCCCAACGCCCGCGCCGCATCAGCCGGCTTCCAGCGATGACGAATCAGCGCATCCAGCAACAACTGCCGGGCCGGGCAAGACACGCCGCTTTCAGCCGAGACAACCGCGTCACCGCGCACCTCTTGCGGCAAGTCCTGTAACTGCACTTGCCCGCCTTCACTCACCGCACAGGCATACCGCAACACTTGCCGAAGTTGGCGCAGGTTCCCCGGCCAGCGATAAACCAGCAGCGCCTGCAACACAGCATCCACCAATACCACCTCGACCGCACAGGCTTCGGCCTCTTCTGCCAACAGCTGGTGAATCAGCCCCAGTCGGTCTTCGCGCTCACGCAGCGGCGGCAGCTCGAACCGGGCATTGGCCAGGCGGAAGTACAGGTCCTCACGAAAACGACCGTCCGCTACCATCGTCGCCAGGTCGCGGTGGGTCGCGCAAATCACCTGGATATCCACCCGCTCGCGCCGTGCCGCACCTAGCGGCGCCACTTCGCCTTCGGCCAGTACGCGCAGCAGCCGGGTTTGCAGGTTCAGCGGCATGTCGCCGATCTCGTCGAGGAACAGGGTGCCGCCATCGGCCTGCTGCAACAGCCCCTGCATGCCTTTGCTGGAGGCACCGGTAAAAGCCCCGGCCACATAACCGAACAGCTCGCTCTCGATCAGGTTTTCCGGAATGGCGGCGCAGTTCAGCGTGACAAACGGGCCATCGCGGCGCTGGCTTTGCTGGTGCAACTGGCGGGCAAACACTTCTTTGCCGGCCCCTGTCTCGCCTTGGACCAGCACCGCCAGGTTGCAGTCCTTGACCCGCGTGGCCAGCCGCAAATGCTGCTCGATGCGAGCGTCCTGAGCCTGCTGTAGGGGCTGCGTGCGCTGGCGCTGCTGCGGGGCGCTGACCCGTCCATACAGCCCACCCAGGCCCGGCAGGCGCTGGGCGGACGAGGTGTTGACGCGCCGCAGCTGGCCCATGTCGAACAACTCGCCAATGTGCTCGGGCAAACGCCCCAGGTGCTGCACCAGCCGTTGCCGTGCCAGGCTGTTGATGGCCTGCAAGCGGCCGTCGGTGTCCCAGGCCAGCAGGTAGTCGGGCTGGCTTTCCACATAACCCGGTGTGCCGTGGGCGCGCATCACCCAGTGGCCCTGGGCGCTGTGCATGAAGAAGGCGTTTTCGATTTCACGGGCGGTCTGCTCGACCAACTGGCGGATCAGGTGCTGGCTACGACGGTCGTCCGGTGACTGCAAGGCCGAGACATCCACCACGCCCAGCAACTCGCCCTGCGGGTCGAACACTGGCGCTGCGGTGCAGGTCAGGCCGATGAAGGCTGCGCGGAAGTGATCGCGCTTGTGCACAGTGATCGGAGCTTTGCTGGTCAGCACCGCCGCCACGCCGCAGGTGCCCTCCTCGCCCTCCGACCAACAGGTGCCCAGGTACAGCCCGGCCTTGCGGCAGTCATTGCGGATGGCCGATTCGACCCGGTAATCGATGGTGCGCCCCTGGGCGTCGGTCAGCAGCACGCAGTAGTCGGCGCCGCGCACCCGTTCGTGCAAGCGCGCCACAGCATCGCTGGCGATCCGCAGGAACAGTTCAGCGCGTTCGCGGCATTCGTTGAGCAGGCTTTGGGACAGGATGCGCGGCCCCTGCTGGGAGCCGGGGTCGAGGCGGTACAGCTCCATGGAACGGCGCCATGAATCGAGGATCAGCGCTGGTACCGGTGCCTGTGGCAGGCGGTCGGCATTCTTCAGCACCCGGCTGACGCAGTCGACATGGGCTCGGGAGTTCGCGGCAAGCATTCAGGCCCTCCGGTTCTCGTTGCTGTTTTTATCGTTGTCTGGCCATTAAGCGCTTCCACGCATGCCCCGACAAGCACTGTGTGATTACCGGCCGGCTTGAGACGCTGCGTCTCAACGTCTCGGCCTCTTCAGCCCTGCGCTGGCACCCAGCGTCTCGCCAATGCCGCCATGGGCACGTGCCTGAACGTGACCAAACCGCTCTGACACAAGCACTTCAGCCAAGCCTTGAAAAGCTGGCACCGCGCTTGCTCCTACCCTTGCAAACAAAAATACGAGGTGCGCCATGCCGCTACCCGCCCCGACCGTCGGGATCATTGCCAACCCAGCCTCTGGCCGCGACCTGCGCCGCCTGACCGCCAATGCCGGGCTCTATTCGAGCACCGACAAGGCCTCGGCGATCCAGCGCCTGCTGGCCGCTTTCGGTGCCACCGGCATCGGCCAGGTACTGCTGCCAAGCGACATGACCGGCATCGCCGCCGCCGTGCTAAAGGCCAGCCAGGGCCCCGCCGCCCGTGACCAGCACTGGCCGGCCATCGAAATACTCGACCTGCCGCTGACCCAGACCGTTGCCGATACCCGCCTGGCCACCCGGCGCATGGTCGAGCGCGGCGTGGCAATGATCGCCGTGCTCGGTGGCGACGGCACCCACAAGGCGGTCGCCGCTGAGGCCGGTGACGTGCCGTTGCTGACGTTGTCCACCGGCACCAACAATGCCTTCCCCGAATTGCGCGAAGCCACCAGCGCCGGCCTGGCTGGCGGCTTGCTCGCCAGTGGCCGGGTACCCGCCAGCATCGGCCTGCGCCGCAACAAGCGCCTGCTGGTGAAAGTGCCTGAGCAGCAGCTGGCTGAATGGGCCTTGGTCGAAGTGGCGGTGTCGCCGCAGCGTTTTATCGGTGCTCGTGCGCTAAGCCGCAGCGAGGACATCTGCGAAGTCTTCGCCTGTTTCGCCGAACCCCATGCCATTGGCCTGTCAGCCCTGTGCGGGCTGTGGTGCCCGGTGTCGCGCCAAGACCCGCATGGCGCCTGGGTACGCTTGAACCCCGGTGCCGAACAGGCGCTGCTGGCACCCCTGGCACCCGGTCTGCTGCAAGCCTGTGGCATCACTGCCAGCGGCCCGCTGACGCCCGGCGTCGCCTATCGCCTGAGCCTGGCCAGCGGCACCCTGGCTCTGGACGGCGAGCGCGAAATCGAATTCGCCGGGCACGACACGCCCACCATCACCCTCGACCACCAAGGCCCGCTAAGCGTGGATGTCGAGGCCGTACTGGCGCATGCCGCCCGCCATCACCTGCTGGCCGTGCCGCGCGGCCACCGGCAGCACCCTGCAAACCCGCGTTGAGACAACCCTGGAGAACAACAAGATGTCCAATCAACTCAGTACCGAACAACTGCTGCATGCCTATGAGGTGATGCGCACCATCCGCGCCTTTGAAGAACGCCTGCACGTGGAATTCGCCACTGGCGAGATTCCCGGTTTCGTCCACCTGTATGCCGGCGAAGAAGCCTCCGCGGCCGGGGTCATGGCCCACCTGCGCGACAGTG
This window harbors:
- a CDS encoding methyl-accepting chemotaxis protein; its protein translation is MRLKWLTNFNTLLLVTVCLALGATLWWSQRALERPYQMMERYLGLSQQFQNQAARNIQAYLGSGDALRHAAAMEANQQLQASLTEWPTELAGKLRPSLDSLQAFTANELLAAGKLAGDPQALLLQAERELGANFEQLAAYARDSGSADANGYLLPLLDATVHLSRLSLARDKLVSSGRPELADEVERELQLIRTQAQAIDSLPLLGVTRAAESGADDFAAMMGLETQASAQQEDIAVGLKRELQSLLGRYPAELQRTREQIERRAALAASTNQRLEAVQLAIAALEPEVRSQHAKIAAEVRIIQGLMIALILLIALLIDTLQRRLARTLTGLAPALSRWAEGDFAQAIALGKTNRELHDIQESLNRLRQYLVELVGTIRHNAEQVAGSSNALAGMSAALHDGAERQAGDTGQIRDALGELEATIQQVAGDASAAADASRNAGRAVEQGQAVIGQSLSGLRELVDEVQGNARMIEQLAEESATIGGVLTVIRSIAEQTNLLALNAAIEAARAGEMGRGFAVVADEVRSLAQRTTGATGEIQALIDRLQQAAKGSVAGMRAQLEHAEATANQAQAADGALDEIVFAIRTISDTAVRIADVTAQQSGAVSEIRDHSERIHELGEDNLQRIGEGREQGEQLLSLGDELNRAVRAFRV
- the aroQ gene encoding type II 3-dehydroquinate dehydratase; this encodes MATLLVLHGPNLNLLGTREPGHYGAVTLAQINQDLEQRARAAGHHLQYLQSNAEYELIDRIHAARNEGVDFILINPAAFTHTSVALRDALLAVSIPFIEVHLSNVHKREPFRHHSYFSDVAVGVICGLGASGYRLALESALEQLAANAQPK
- a CDS encoding protein-disulfide reductase DsbD — its product is MRRLFFLLFLLLASPAFATGLLDNRPSATLGAASLANNADFLPVHEAFKLSLVQADAQTLKLRFVATEGYYLYRHRFQFHTEPADIALGTPNIPKGEAKHDEFFGDVEVYHGVLDIELPRTDPRAFTLLVGYQGCADKGLCYPPETARLSIDGEGDANAPATAEHGWSWKSLLLFFLAGVGLTFTPCVLPMLPILSGVVLRGQVGGLRGLALSLAYVLPMAASFAALGALMGLFGAGLNLQARLQSAWVLVPFALFFVVFALAMFGLFELKLPQALSNRLNNVANHTRGGSLLGAAVLGVLSSLLVSPCVSAPLAGALLYISASGDALGGALKLFALGLGMGAPLLLVATGGAAWLPKSGPWMNTVKNAIGVLLLGLAIGLLSRVLPGPVTLLLVGFLAAGVALFLGALELVVKTARQRLAQLLGLALLVYALACWYGALSGQGDPLRPLPVATVAATGNSLAAKADAWQTITTPTALDAALDQAKAAGQPVLLDWYADWCISCKVIEHDVLNTPQVQAQLAGFKLLRFDITESNAEQRKLLDRYQLFGPPALLFFAANGGEITADRVIGEINAGEFAQNLTRVRGKVGL
- a CDS encoding diguanylate cyclase, with amino-acid sequence MSQAVEPRPQCPAQQLTRTGLRKDDPLNQLLLPPLRKPVYILLQDHERAQRLAQQLEFFGLVVQALPGAAAFLASISEYPPSAIIMDVDFTGAGQGLLLAAQVQQGLAQSIPLLFFSHHEADTPTRLAAVRAGGQDFLTGSLEASSLLEKVELLTNATPHDPLRVLIIDDSRTQALHTERVLASAGMVTRCLTDPIRTMAELADFQPDLIILDLYMPACTGPELAKVIRHSDRYVSVPIIYLSAEDDLDKQLDAMSEGGDDFLTKPFRSRHLITTVRNRAARARHLKARMVRDSLTGLYNHTHILQLLEDCSFRARREQQPLSFAMLDIDHFKKINDRHGHPMGDRVIKSLALFLKQRLRKTDFIGRYGGEEFAIVMPNTALDAAHKVLDEIRRRFAEILYPAQPRDLQCTFSAGVVQLDEVLDALTMASAADEALYRAKHAGRNCVVRVEP
- the accC gene encoding acetyl-CoA carboxylase biotin carboxylase subunit; protein product: MSAKLEKVLIANRGEIALRILRACKELGIKTVAVHSTADRELMHLGLADESVCIGPAPSKNSYLHIPAIIAAAEVTGATAIHPGYGFLAENADFAEQVEKSGFAFIGPKADTIRLMGDKVSAKAAMIKSGVPTVPGCEGPLPEDEEVALAIARDVGYPVIIKAAGGGGGRGMRVVHKEEDLIASAKLTRTEAGAAFGNPMVYLEKFLTNPRHVEVQVLSDGQGNAIHLGDRDCSLQRRHQKVLEEAPAPGIDEKARQQVFKRCVDACIEIGYRGAGTFEFLYENGSFYFIEMNTRVQVEHPVSEMVTGIDIVKEMLSIAAGNKLSYRQEDVVIRGHSLECRINAEDPKKFIPSPGKVKHFHAPGGNGVRVDSHLYSGYSVPPNYDSLIGKLITYGKDRDEAMARMRNALDEIVVDGIKTNIPLHRDLVRDEGFCKGGVNIHYLEHKLANQD
- a CDS encoding DUF2333 family protein, producing the protein MLDWKNREAKAEPRERVDGRGAAARSYLGGLWSRALGTLIGLYLLVCIGLGWYWSQEPELFPVQQNAQAAAERGGQQMVVGYTTIETLKTVAGTLLNKPGGYISNDRFPPGLWMDNMPSWEYGVLVQVRDLSRALRKDFARSQSQSTEDADLAKAEPRFNFDNKSWILPSSESEFEEGIKSLNRYQTRLAAGDKGAIFYTRADNLNNWLGDVATRLGSLSQRLSASVGRVKLNSTLKTESVVAGQAPQLDEELVETPWLQIDNVFYEARGQAWALSHLLRAIEVDFADVLAKKNATVSVRQIIRELEASQEPLWSPMVLNGSGFGMWANHSLVMANYISRANAAVIDLRQLLSQG
- the accB gene encoding acetyl-CoA carboxylase biotin carboxyl carrier protein, which encodes MDIRKVKKLIELLEESGIDELEIKEGEESVRISRNSKTPAAQQFYAPAPMAAPVAAPVAAAPVAEAAPAAPALKGTVVRSPMVGTFYRKPSPTSPNFAEVGQSVKKGDTLCIVEAMKMMNHIESDFGGVIDAILVEDGQPVEFDQPLFTIV